The Pseudomonas sp. LFM046 region AAGCGCCGCTCGGCGGCCTGGGAAAAGCTGCGGGTATTGGCCAGGGCGACGAAGTCTTCCAGCCATTTGGTTTCCAGGTTCATGGGAAATTTCCGGACTGCTCGATTTTGGTGCACACGCTCACAGGCGAACCCGCGTCACTTGGGCATTATGCCGATTGTGCATAGGGCAGTGAATAACAGCATTGGCCTACGAGAGGCTACATCCCTAGATTATTGGGCATCGCGGCAGTTGCCGTGCTCCCCCAGAGATGAATCGCATCATGTCCTCCGCTGCATCCTTCCGCATCGAAAAAGACCTGCTCGGCACCCTCGAAGTCCCCTCCGAGGCCTACTACGGCATCCAGACCCTGCGCGCAGTGCACAACTTCCGCCTGTCCGGCGTGCCGCTGTCGCACTACCCGAAGCTGGTCGTTGCCCTGGCCATGGTCAAGCAGGCTGCAGCCGATGCCAACAAGCAGCTCGGCCACCTCTCCGCCGAAAAGCATGCCGCCATCAGCGAAGCCTGTGCCCGCCTGATCCGCGGTGACTTCCACGACCAGTTCGTGGTGGACATGATCCAGGGTGGTGCCGGTACGTCCACCAACATGAACGCCAACGAGGTGATTGCCAACATCGCCCTCGAGGCCATGGGCAAGCAGAAGGGTGAGTACAAGTACCTGCACCCGAACAATGACGTGAACATGGCGCAGTCCACCAACGACGCCTACCCCACCGCCATTCGCCTCGGTCTGCTGCTGGGCCACGACGCCCTGCTGGCCAGCCTCGACAGCCTGATCCAAGCCTTCGCCGCCAAGGGCAAGGAGTTCGCCGGTGTACTGAAGATGGGCCGTACCCAGCTGCAGGACGCGGTTCCCATGACCCTCGGCCAGGAATTCCACGCCTTCGCCACCACCCTGGGCGAAGACCTCGACCGCCTGCGCCGCCTGGCACCCGAGCTGCTGACCGAAGTGAACCTGGGCGGCACCGCCATCGGCACCGGCATCAACGCC contains the following coding sequences:
- the aspA gene encoding aspartate ammonia-lyase, which produces MSSAASFRIEKDLLGTLEVPSEAYYGIQTLRAVHNFRLSGVPLSHYPKLVVALAMVKQAAADANKQLGHLSAEKHAAISEACARLIRGDFHDQFVVDMIQGGAGTSTNMNANEVIANIALEAMGKQKGEYKYLHPNNDVNMAQSTNDAYPTAIRLGLLLGHDALLASLDSLIQAFAAKGKEFAGVLKMGRTQLQDAVPMTLGQEFHAFATTLGEDLDRLRRLAPELLTEVNLGGTAIGTGINADPGYQHLAVERLAAISGQPVVPAADLIEATSDMGAFVLFSGMLKRTAVKLSKICNDLRLLSSGPRTGINEINLPPRQPGSSIMPGKVNPVIPEAVNQVAFEVIGNDLALTLAAEGGQLQLNVMEPLIAYKIFDSIRLLQRAMDMLREHCIVGITANEEHCRRLMENSIGLITALNPYIGYENATRIAKQALDTGRGVLELVREEKLLDESMLADILRPENMIAPRLVPLKG